A genomic region of Methanobacterium sp. SMA-27 contains the following coding sequences:
- a CDS encoding MBL fold metallo-hydrolase, which produces MVKIDFYGGVDEIGGNKILLGSNFTSIFLDFGMSFNKANDYFSEFLQPRKGNGIMDFIEMGLLPKIKGVYRDDYLRHCGLNSLKKPSVQGLLLSHAHMDHSAYIHHLRHDIPLYMTEESQLILKVLEDTSVISFGETLEYKQTFHFTPKKRVEGFKRLTGKDARIERELNIVKPYKNFEIGDFTIKSAPVDHSLPGATGFIIEDNKETLVYTGDLRFHGRKPEITKKFVKESKKANPQVMISEGTRIDNPSTETEEDIEIKAKTLISGFNGLVIVNFPVRDLDRLLTFYKVARETDRILVLNLKQAYMLKLFSGRGYPELKDVGVYVPKRGWGLIGDDSFVCWDGEWLCGSEIDESQRSSDFKNWEREFIEGDNTVNYMDLRKDPEKYLFRCDFFELKELIDVKPKKAIYIKSVTEPFDDEMEFDEKRVNNWLKHFNLCPVYKMHVSGHASGPELLEMIRDVHPEILYPIHTENKELFKVLEEDGIKVVYPHQSKKL; this is translated from the coding sequence ATGGTTAAAATTGATTTTTATGGCGGAGTGGACGAAATAGGTGGAAATAAAATATTATTGGGCTCTAATTTTACATCAATATTCTTAGACTTTGGAATGAGCTTTAATAAAGCCAATGATTACTTTTCAGAATTTCTTCAACCCCGTAAGGGCAATGGGATCATGGATTTTATTGAGATGGGACTTTTACCTAAGATTAAGGGAGTCTACAGGGACGATTATCTTCGCCACTGTGGATTAAACTCTTTGAAAAAGCCTTCAGTACAAGGGCTTTTACTAAGTCATGCACATATGGATCATTCGGCTTATATACATCATTTGCGTCATGATATACCTCTTTACATGACAGAAGAGTCCCAGTTAATTCTTAAGGTTTTAGAAGATACTAGTGTTATTTCATTTGGTGAAACACTTGAATATAAGCAAACCTTTCATTTCACACCAAAAAAACGGGTAGAAGGTTTTAAAAGACTTACTGGAAAAGATGCTAGGATTGAAAGGGAATTGAATATTGTTAAACCTTATAAAAACTTTGAAATAGGTGATTTCACAATTAAAAGCGCTCCTGTTGATCATTCACTTCCTGGAGCTACTGGTTTCATAATTGAAGATAACAAAGAAACATTGGTTTACACAGGAGATCTTAGATTTCATGGTAGAAAACCGGAAATTACAAAAAAATTTGTTAAAGAATCAAAAAAAGCCAATCCTCAAGTAATGATATCTGAAGGCACAAGAATTGATAATCCAAGTACAGAAACAGAGGAAGACATAGAAATTAAAGCTAAAACTCTCATATCAGGTTTTAATGGTCTAGTTATTGTCAATTTTCCAGTTAGAGATCTTGATAGGCTTTTAACATTTTATAAAGTGGCCAGAGAAACAGATAGAATTCTTGTTCTCAATTTGAAACAGGCATACATGCTTAAACTTTTCAGTGGCAGGGGATATCCTGAGCTAAAAGATGTAGGTGTATATGTACCTAAAAGAGGTTGGGGGTTAATTGGTGACGATTCTTTTGTTTGTTGGGATGGGGAATGGTTATGTGGATCAGAGATAGATGAATCCCAGAGATCTTCTGATTTCAAGAATTGGGAAAGAGAGTTTATTGAAGGGGACAATACTGTAAACTACATGGATCTTCGTAAAGATCCTGAAAAATATTTATTTAGATGTGATTTCTTCGAACTAAAGGAATTAATAGATGTAAAACCGAAAAAAGCCATCTATATTAAATCGGTTACAGAACCCTTTGATGATGAAATGGAATTTGATGAAAAACGTGTAAACAACTGGTTAAAACATTTTAATCTGTGTCCGGTGTACAAAATGCATGTTTCTGGCCATGCTTCAGGGCCAGAGTTACTTGAGATGATAAGGGATGTACATCCTGAAATCCTCTATCCTATCCATACAGAGAACAAAGAGCTTTTCAAAGTACTTGAGGAAGATGGTATAAAAGTTGTATATCCTCATCAATCAAAAAAATTATGA
- a CDS encoding Mov34/MPN/PAD-1 family protein — protein MFGLEKKKFSEVHIDHELIEEIIDIAKESYPNEFSAMLQGKIKDNILKIDGLIFLPGAASESGAVMEIFMMPMLSDAVGSVHSHPGYSAQPSDADLQFFSKRGYFHIIIAQPYNEESIRTYDSYGDFVNYTIV, from the coding sequence ATGTTCGGATTAGAAAAGAAGAAATTCTCAGAAGTACACATTGACCATGAATTGATAGAAGAAATAATTGATATTGCAAAGGAATCTTATCCCAATGAATTCAGTGCAATGCTTCAGGGAAAAATTAAAGATAATATTCTAAAAATAGATGGCCTTATTTTCCTTCCAGGAGCTGCATCAGAATCTGGTGCAGTGATGGAAATATTTATGATGCCCATGTTATCGGATGCTGTTGGTTCTGTTCACAGCCATCCCGGTTACAGTGCTCAACCTTCTGATGCAGATCTACAATTCTTCTCAAAAAGGGGTTATTTCCATATAATTATTGCACAACCCTACAATGAAGAAAGTATACGTACTTATGATAGTTATGGAGATTTTGTTAACTATACAATCGTATAA
- a CDS encoding heavy metal-binding domain-containing protein, with protein MVSVDEFIIVSSNYVPGYEILETKGFVYGLTVRSRGVGGQIGAGIRSVFGGEIKEYVQMMQQSRNEALERCIQHAQDMGANAIISARFDSDAISDIMQEILAYGTAVVAQPVE; from the coding sequence TTGGTTTCTGTAGATGAATTTATAATTGTGAGCTCTAATTACGTACCAGGATATGAAATTTTAGAAACAAAAGGATTTGTATATGGATTAACTGTACGAAGTAGAGGTGTTGGAGGGCAGATAGGGGCAGGAATACGTTCCGTGTTTGGAGGAGAAATAAAAGAATATGTCCAGATGATGCAACAGTCAAGAAATGAAGCCCTAGAAAGATGTATTCAACATGCTCAAGATATGGGAGCAAACGCAATAATAAGTGCACGATTCGATTCTGATGCCATAAGTGATATTATGCAGGAAATTTTAGCATATGGTACTGCTGTTGTTGCTCAGCCAGTGGAGTAA
- a CDS encoding tRNA-binding protein produces MWDTSKDYRLRVLEKSVELFIKTAEGANLKGIWNKKKCLTTARAMLPEIQVMYFSYMEPEDLANSEQIESMKQQVKEIKEALGGDHWHLQFLKLVTKDEKVKLQESIAKMKFALNTISTVNKRLSLGPINDPVIGIDIKTGEIVSIQKLDKLLVCNVNFGDTALTVVTNDLTVKEGNRVGVAILPPSVFMGVASEGMFLGSGNGVLKEVEGDLGEMPRGIPLDSLNETRNLVETFLK; encoded by the coding sequence ATGTGGGATACAAGTAAGGATTATAGATTACGTGTTTTAGAAAAATCGGTTGAATTATTCATAAAAACAGCTGAAGGTGCGAATTTAAAAGGTATATGGAATAAAAAGAAATGTTTAACAACTGCTAGAGCAATGTTGCCCGAGATACAAGTTATGTATTTCTCATATATGGAACCAGAAGATCTTGCAAATTCTGAACAAATAGAGAGTATGAAACAACAAGTAAAAGAGATAAAAGAGGCTCTCGGCGGGGATCACTGGCACCTTCAGTTTTTAAAGCTTGTAACTAAGGATGAGAAGGTAAAGCTTCAAGAATCTATAGCTAAAATGAAATTTGCTTTGAACACTATTTCAACTGTAAACAAGCGTTTATCTCTTGGACCCATAAATGATCCTGTTATTGGTATAGACATCAAAACAGGAGAAATAGTGAGTATTCAAAAGTTGGATAAATTATTAGTATGCAACGTTAATTTTGGAGACACAGCATTAACAGTTGTTACCAATGATTTGACAGTTAAAGAGGGAAACAGAGTGGGAGTTGCAATTTTACCTCCATCGGTTTTTATGGGAGTTGCAAGTGAAGGAATGTTTCTTGGCTCGGGTAATGGTGTTCTTAAAGAAGTTGAAGGAGATTTAGGTGAAATGCCTCGTGGAATTCCTCTAGACTCGCTTAATGAAACCCGAAACTTAGTTGAGACTTTTTTAAAATAG
- a CDS encoding transcriptional regulator, protein MQKANIPAQRDHILIEINDLLSNHGFETSNIYDRSCFDMVARKELELLLLKILINIDGFTGNQAEEIKKVAGSFFASPLIVGIKSKNEYLEEDVVYERHGIPVIAKDTLRNMIVDEVYPEVFADRGGYYVQMDGEVIKSVRESQNISRKDLADKAHVSRETIYKYERGMVRAFPETAMMLESILNMKITLSVNLLRAPDFDKDKTQISDNSKTNIPLNIEIQPNLANLGFGIISTTRTPFDALAKQKSEKKTSKEDSTVITNMEKNRNQQALKKMALNVRDLSEITGSDAVFLLKGKKPLKCIEGIPVVHNWEIKEMENSKEFLNIVRERRDCN, encoded by the coding sequence TTGCAGAAAGCTAACATTCCAGCTCAAAGGGATCATATCCTCATTGAGATAAATGATCTTCTTTCCAATCATGGTTTTGAAACTTCTAATATATATGATAGAAGTTGTTTTGATATGGTTGCTAGGAAGGAACTGGAACTTTTACTTCTTAAGATACTCATAAATATCGATGGCTTCACAGGTAACCAGGCAGAAGAAATAAAGAAAGTTGCAGGCTCATTTTTTGCATCACCTCTTATAGTTGGAATTAAATCTAAAAATGAATATTTAGAGGAAGATGTTGTTTATGAACGGCATGGTATTCCTGTTATTGCTAAAGATACACTTAGAAATATGATTGTTGATGAAGTTTATCCAGAAGTATTTGCAGATCGTGGCGGTTACTATGTTCAAATGGACGGTGAGGTCATAAAATCTGTTAGGGAATCTCAAAATATTTCAAGAAAGGATTTAGCGGATAAAGCTCATGTTTCGAGGGAAACAATTTATAAATATGAGAGAGGAATGGTGAGGGCATTTCCCGAAACCGCTATGATGCTTGAAAGTATTCTAAACATGAAGATAACACTTTCAGTTAATTTATTAAGGGCTCCAGACTTTGATAAAGATAAAACTCAAATTTCAGATAATTCTAAAACCAATATTCCGTTAAATATTGAAATTCAACCCAATTTAGCTAATCTTGGCTTTGGAATCATATCCACAACTAGAACACCATTCGATGCTCTTGCCAAACAGAAATCTGAGAAAAAGACTTCAAAAGAAGATAGTACAGTTATAACAAATATGGAGAAAAATAGAAACCAACAAGCACTCAAAAAAATGGCTTTAAATGTAAGGGATCTTTCTGAAATCACAGGGTCAGATGCAGTGTTTTTATTAAAAGGTAAAAAACCTTTAAAATGCATTGAAGGAATACCAGTTGTACATAACTGGGAAATAAAAGAAATGGAAAATTCAAAAGAGTTTTTAAATATTGTAAGAGAACGTAGGGATTGTAATTAA
- a CDS encoding aspartate dehydrogenase: MKVGILGCGAIANIITNFAVEGKLGVDLKYFYDRDMERAENLASQVDGTVVLDINNMLDKVDLVIEAASPQAVSETVPQVLEHGVDIIIMSIGALMDPKLREKLKTLAAQNNAKIYAPSGAIVGLDGIKAASIGKIQSATLVTRKPPRSLGVSADEETILYEGKAGDAVLKFPMNINVAAALSLACGREIDVKIIADPSVDRNMHEVHVVGDFGDITTITQNVRCAINPKTSVMAAYSAIKLLKSLNETLRIGT, from the coding sequence ATGAAGGTTGGTATCCTCGGATGTGGCGCCATAGCTAACATTATAACTAATTTTGCAGTTGAAGGCAAGCTCGGTGTTGATCTGAAATATTTTTATGATAGGGATATGGAACGGGCTGAAAACCTAGCATCACAGGTTGACGGAACTGTTGTACTCGACATAAATAATATGCTGGACAAAGTTGATCTTGTAATTGAAGCGGCATCACCCCAAGCAGTTTCAGAAACAGTGCCACAGGTGCTTGAACATGGTGTTGATATTATTATTATGAGCATTGGCGCTTTGATGGATCCGAAACTTAGGGAAAAACTTAAAACATTGGCAGCACAGAACAATGCAAAAATATATGCACCCTCCGGGGCAATAGTAGGACTTGATGGTATTAAAGCTGCTTCAATCGGGAAAATACAAAGTGCAACACTGGTAACCAGAAAACCTCCAAGATCTTTAGGGGTTTCAGCAGATGAAGAAACTATTCTATACGAGGGAAAAGCTGGAGATGCTGTTTTAAAGTTTCCTATGAATATAAATGTTGCTGCTGCACTCAGTCTTGCATGTGGAAGAGAAATTGATGTTAAAATTATAGCAGATCCCTCAGTTGACAGGAATATGCATGAAGTGCATGTTGTAGGAGATTTTGGAGATATAACAACCATAACTCAAAATGTTAGATGTGCAATAAATCCTAAAACAAGTGTTATGGCCGCCTATTCTGCTATAAAGCTGTTAAAAAGTTTAAATGAAACATTAAGAATAGGAACATAA
- a CDS encoding tRNA(His) guanylyltransferase Thg1 family protein translates to MKECEIFSNLRVPCGSKIVIRADGRNFSNLSNDLKLERPYDPHLANLMVDVCNDFFMEFSPQFIFTFSDEINIMLSEVPFNGRVEKLDSVFASFMSGSFTKNLIKYFKDYPTSEQNIKPISFDSRVIPLSGQGVIEYFKNRQNEAWRNCLNGYSYWKLRKEFSKSHTVEILNKKNSSALHEILFERGVNMSELPLWQRRGIGIYKKEVSINGYNPVKNEKVVSKRLKIYTDWELPMLNKEFFNQIQ, encoded by the coding sequence ATGAAGGAATGTGAGATATTTTCAAATTTAAGAGTTCCATGTGGTTCAAAAATTGTTATAAGGGCCGATGGTAGAAATTTTTCAAATCTATCTAATGATCTGAAACTTGAAAGGCCCTACGATCCTCATTTAGCAAATTTAATGGTTGATGTATGCAATGATTTTTTCATGGAATTCAGTCCTCAGTTTATATTTACCTTTTCAGATGAAATCAATATTATGCTTTCTGAGGTTCCATTCAATGGTCGTGTTGAAAAACTCGACTCTGTATTTGCCAGTTTTATGTCCGGATCATTCACTAAAAATTTAATTAAATATTTCAAGGATTATCCCACTTCTGAGCAAAACATTAAACCAATATCATTTGATTCCAGAGTAATACCCCTTTCTGGCCAGGGAGTCATCGAATATTTCAAAAATAGGCAAAACGAAGCATGGAGAAACTGCTTGAATGGTTACAGTTACTGGAAACTCAGAAAAGAATTCAGTAAATCGCATACTGTTGAAATTTTGAATAAAAAAAATAGCAGCGCCCTTCATGAAATTCTCTTTGAAAGAGGAGTAAATATGTCTGAACTACCCCTATGGCAGAGAAGGGGTATTGGAATATATAAAAAAGAAGTTTCAATCAATGGATACAATCCAGTAAAAAATGAAAAAGTTGTATCAAAACGTCTAAAGATCTATACAGATTGGGAATTACCAATGCTTAATAAAGAATTTTTCAATCAAATTCAATGA
- a CDS encoding type II secretion system F family protein, protein MAIIPPALSPISRGLDNVIPERYVVLIQENLIRSGMYVKASDLLTLMLLGGLLFGVLGLVLFIVIGINPIIGLVVGIVTPTAIVFGWLFFLMERRVDSIEQTTPDFLRQIASLLRAGVGIETALEDISKQGAGPLTDELKRVVIEIKIGSTFDDALLSMGERLKSKTLDRTFRMILEGKRVGGSLSDVIETVAEDLRSVLALKRERKANVMMSVMFLIIAAIVAAPFALGMIMIYSSFIESLGKHNPLVDAAAISAGGYIIIHSIIAGLLIGIVLYGSARKGVKFALVLVPVAYGIFYVIKTFGMLLIGF, encoded by the coding sequence ATGGCAATTATACCCCCAGCATTATCACCAATTTCAAGAGGCCTTGACAACGTTATACCCGAGAGGTATGTTGTTCTAATACAGGAAAATCTCATAAGATCAGGAATGTATGTTAAAGCATCAGATCTTTTGACGTTGATGCTACTAGGAGGTTTATTATTTGGTGTTCTTGGACTGGTACTTTTCATAGTGATCGGAATTAATCCAATCATTGGATTAGTTGTGGGTATTGTAACACCAACTGCCATAGTTTTCGGTTGGTTATTCTTTTTAATGGAACGTAGAGTTGATTCAATTGAACAAACTACACCTGATTTTTTAAGACAAATTGCCTCCTTATTAAGGGCTGGTGTTGGTATTGAAACAGCATTAGAGGACATATCAAAACAAGGCGCAGGACCACTGACTGATGAGCTTAAAAGAGTAGTTATTGAAATAAAAATTGGTAGTACATTCGATGATGCCCTTCTTTCAATGGGAGAAAGATTAAAATCAAAAACCCTTGATCGAACATTTAGGATGATTCTTGAAGGCAAAAGAGTCGGGGGAAGCCTATCAGACGTTATTGAAACAGTTGCAGAGGATTTAAGGTCAGTACTGGCTTTGAAACGTGAACGAAAAGCAAATGTTATGATGTCAGTTATGTTCTTGATTATAGCAGCAATTGTAGCAGCACCATTCGCACTTGGAATGATAATGATATATTCTAGTTTCATCGAATCTCTTGGTAAACATAATCCATTAGTTGATGCAGCAGCCATATCAGCAGGCGGATATATTATTATTCATTCAATTATAGCAGGTCTGTTAATTGGTATTGTTCTTTATGGTAGTGCAAGGAAAGGTGTGAAATTTGCACTTGTCCTTGTTCCTGTCGCTTATGGAATTTTCTACGTAATAAAAACCTTTGGAATGTTGCTCATAGGATTTTAA
- the serA gene encoding phosphoglycerate dehydrogenase encodes MDKKVLIADQINEKGIDELKDIAEVVPNFTISNEELLKVIKDFDAIIVRSRTKVTREVIEASDKLKIIARAGVGVDNVDVQAATERGIMVINAPESTSITVAEHTMGLILALSRKIAIADSSVKNGKWEKGRFMGIELNGKTLGVIGMGRIGSQVVTRSKAFGMDTIVYDPYITKKTASELGVTVVDLETLIKESDVMTIHVPLTPETKYLISKPQFEMMKENAFIVNCARGGIINEDDLYDALSTDEIRGAGLDVFENEPPKNSKLLELDNVVLTPHIAASTSEAQRDAAIIVANEIKKVFKGISPKNVINMPVLDPETFNLIKPYFALIEKIGKFMIQTAKGNINEIDVTYCGELSEFPKHDILTRMILQEVLNPILNEPVNLVNATTVAENRGIIVTEGKRCDAKGYKSLIKVEMKSDYNDVSVEGIFTHQQPRIVMINGYKVDVEPEGTMLISKYKDKPGIIGAIGTKIGEHNINIAKMQVGRKELGGEAVMVLKVDQIVPEFVILEIKKLEDVHDAVAVNL; translated from the coding sequence ATGGATAAAAAAGTACTTATCGCTGATCAAATAAACGAAAAAGGAATAGATGAACTTAAAGATATCGCAGAAGTAGTTCCTAACTTTACAATATCAAACGAAGAGCTATTAAAAGTTATTAAGGATTTTGATGCCATAATAGTAAGAAGCAGAACTAAAGTGACCCGTGAGGTAATTGAAGCATCTGATAAGCTAAAAATAATTGCACGTGCAGGAGTTGGAGTTGACAATGTAGATGTCCAGGCAGCTACTGAACGGGGTATAATGGTTATAAATGCACCGGAATCAACTTCAATAACTGTTGCTGAACATACAATGGGTTTAATACTCGCACTCTCACGTAAAATAGCCATTGCAGATAGTTCAGTTAAAAATGGGAAATGGGAGAAAGGCAGATTCATGGGTATTGAGCTCAATGGAAAAACTCTTGGTGTAATTGGAATGGGAAGAATTGGAAGTCAAGTAGTGACACGTTCAAAGGCATTTGGAATGGATACAATTGTTTACGACCCATATATTACCAAAAAAACAGCTTCAGAATTGGGAGTAACAGTAGTAGACCTTGAAACCCTTATAAAAGAATCTGATGTAATGACAATACACGTGCCACTTACACCAGAAACCAAATACCTTATATCAAAACCACAATTTGAGATGATGAAGGAAAATGCATTTATAGTCAACTGTGCAAGGGGAGGAATTATTAACGAAGATGATCTATACGATGCTCTTTCAACTGATGAAATAAGGGGAGCAGGGCTTGATGTATTTGAAAATGAACCTCCAAAAAACAGTAAATTATTGGAACTTGATAATGTAGTATTAACTCCACATATTGCAGCGTCAACGTCTGAAGCTCAGAGAGATGCTGCCATAATTGTAGCTAATGAGATAAAAAAAGTTTTCAAAGGGATATCTCCAAAGAATGTAATCAACATGCCTGTACTTGACCCTGAAACCTTTAATTTAATAAAACCATACTTTGCTCTCATAGAAAAGATTGGAAAGTTCATGATACAAACGGCCAAGGGTAATATCAACGAAATAGATGTAACTTACTGTGGAGAGCTTTCTGAATTCCCAAAACATGATATTTTAACTAGAATGATACTTCAAGAAGTTTTAAATCCAATTCTTAACGAGCCAGTTAACCTTGTAAATGCAACCACAGTTGCTGAAAATAGGGGTATAATTGTAACTGAAGGAAAAAGATGCGATGCTAAAGGTTACAAAAGCCTAATAAAGGTTGAAATGAAATCGGATTACAATGATGTAAGTGTGGAGGGAATATTTACTCATCAACAGCCTAGAATAGTCATGATAAATGGTTATAAGGTGGATGTTGAACCTGAAGGTACCATGTTGATTTCAAAGTACAAGGATAAACCTGGAATAATAGGCGCAATCGGTACAAAAATTGGTGAACATAATATAAACATAGCTAAAATGCAAGTTGGTAGAAAGGAACTTGGCGGTGAAGCGGTAATGGTTCTTAAAGTAGACCAAATAGTTCCAGAATTTGTGATATTAGAAATTAAAAAGCTTGAAGATGTCCATGATGCTGTGGCTGTTAATCTTTAA
- a CDS encoding PRC-barrel domain-containing protein, which produces MVDLSSLYNLDVYTTRGKYVGRIQDVVLNIKKGRVSILKTTAMKPDKKSVGIKDVIKTSIRIVPEGDEIRPLKEEGSIEIPYERVQAVGDILLISPEIVETPVSNPQL; this is translated from the coding sequence ATGGTAGATTTATCAAGCCTGTACAATTTAGATGTATACACAACACGCGGAAAATACGTTGGAAGAATTCAGGACGTTGTATTGAACATTAAGAAAGGCAGGGTATCCATCTTAAAAACAACAGCAATGAAACCTGATAAAAAAAGTGTCGGAATAAAAGACGTAATAAAAACCAGCATAAGAATTGTTCCAGAAGGGGATGAAATTCGACCTCTTAAAGAGGAAGGAAGCATAGAAATACCATATGAACGAGTTCAAGCTGTTGGGGATATTTTATTAATAAGTCCAGAAATAGTGGAAACCCCTGTAAGTAATCCACAACTATAG
- a CDS encoding lactaldehyde dehydrogenase, producing the protein MKMVINGKLIDKDDKIDVINPANNQMVDTVPSGSREDIKNALKAANDAKKDIKEMSSRKVSRILYNIYEDVLKNSNSLAELITLETGKPIKDSKDEIKRSVETILLSAEESKRIYGETVPMDACIGGRTTLGFTIKVPIGVVSAITPFNYPVNLAIHKIAPAIAAKNTVILKPSIKAPLAALKLAQIMASHLPDGVLNAVTGHSRIIGNEMVLSPLVDKISFTGSVETGISISNKAGMKKINLELGGNDPLIILEDANINKAVTAAVSGSFLNAGQVCIAVKRIILHENVADEFINKLVSETSKLNMGNPIEIKTDIGPLIDEDAAINVSTLVDDALNNGAELLLGGKRNGSFYSPTILDHVTPNMKIVKNETFGPIAPLIRVQSVDEAFEVANDSKYGLQAGVFTGSIENALKAARTIEAGSVIINRQPTFRTDNMPFGGFKMSGMGKEGVKYAVEDMTKTKLVIFG; encoded by the coding sequence ATGAAAATGGTAATAAATGGAAAATTAATCGATAAAGACGATAAAATTGATGTAATAAACCCTGCAAACAACCAAATGGTAGATACTGTCCCATCAGGAAGTCGTGAAGATATCAAAAATGCATTAAAGGCTGCTAATGATGCAAAAAAAGATATTAAAGAAATGTCTTCACGTAAAGTATCCAGGATCCTCTACAATATCTACGAAGATGTGTTAAAAAATTCAAATAGTCTTGCTGAACTTATAACACTTGAAACTGGTAAACCAATAAAAGATTCAAAAGATGAAATTAAAAGATCTGTAGAAACTATTTTACTATCTGCAGAAGAATCTAAAAGAATATATGGCGAAACCGTGCCTATGGATGCTTGTATTGGCGGCAGAACAACTCTAGGATTTACAATAAAAGTACCAATAGGAGTCGTATCAGCAATAACACCATTTAACTACCCTGTAAATCTTGCAATTCACAAAATAGCCCCGGCAATCGCAGCAAAGAACACAGTTATTTTAAAACCTTCAATAAAAGCCCCATTAGCTGCTTTGAAACTCGCCCAAATTATGGCTAGTCACCTTCCAGATGGTGTTTTAAATGCTGTAACAGGACACAGTAGAATTATTGGAAATGAAATGGTATTGAGCCCACTGGTTGACAAAATATCATTTACAGGAAGTGTTGAAACAGGCATTTCAATTTCAAATAAGGCAGGAATGAAGAAGATTAATCTCGAATTAGGTGGAAACGACCCATTAATTATTTTGGAAGATGCAAATATTAATAAAGCAGTCACAGCAGCTGTGAGCGGATCATTTCTAAATGCAGGACAGGTATGCATAGCTGTTAAACGTATAATACTACATGAAAATGTAGCAGATGAATTCATAAATAAATTAGTTTCTGAAACCAGCAAATTGAATATGGGAAATCCTATTGAAATAAAAACAGATATAGGGCCCTTAATTGATGAAGATGCAGCCATAAATGTCAGCACATTAGTTGATGATGCATTAAATAACGGTGCTGAGCTGTTATTGGGCGGAAAACGAAATGGTTCATTTTACTCACCCACAATTCTAGATCATGTTACCCCCAATATGAAAATTGTTAAAAATGAAACATTTGGACCTATAGCCCCATTAATAAGAGTTCAAAGTGTTGATGAAGCATTTGAAGTTGCAAATGATTCCAAATATGGACTCCAAGCAGGAGTATTTACTGGAAGCATTGAAAATGCACTCAAAGCAGCAAGAACAATTGAAGCAGGAAGTGTTATAATTAACAGACAACCAACGTTCAGAACTGACAATATGCCTTTTGGAGGATTTAAAATGAGCGGGATGGGTAAAGAAGGAGTTAAATATGCTGTTGAAGACATGACTAAAACAAAATTAGTAATTTTTGGATGA